A window of Spirochaetota bacterium contains these coding sequences:
- a CDS encoding 4Fe-4S binding protein: MKINWIYFSGTGNTKTMVQIISYYFGKYIKDGFLSKISNTMGDINSNYPLLEVINVEKLEIENYFDDFFSYRINENFFYFLKGLNINENHENDSFLTNGNISLFNLLDEISKSKLLILSFPVYFYQPPKLILALLKLIEKYLIYFQQKIDLIILTTDGGLPSNIAYYIKKNYKAFNVIFFESLHFEDSHPALRLKFNPLISKGYPSKKSFRRVRDKFIYFLTNYLIEKLPENSKDLSFISNFDLDKKNIKFSQNNPINRFFKNLINFLTYPYIILMQSIFNNKNIFIKMFKKYIISELCTLCFNCLNLCPTNAIIIKYFHKNNQIKNNQNNSYIIEDEGERIKINNLKINKVKMIEKNLILNSDYCIACYRCINICPTNAINGKITKYGLKYKRFIKKLIDI; this comes from the coding sequence ATGAAAATCAATTGGATTTATTTTTCTGGCACAGGTAATACGAAAACAATGGTGCAAATTATTTCCTACTATTTTGGCAAATATATTAAAGATGGATTTTTAAGTAAAATCTCAAATACTATGGGTGATATAAATTCAAACTATCCTTTATTAGAAGTTATAAATGTAGAGAAATTAGAAATAGAAAATTATTTTGATGATTTTTTTTCTTATAGGATAAATGAAAATTTTTTTTATTTTTTAAAAGGTTTAAATATAAATGAAAATCATGAAAATGATTCTTTTTTAACAAATGGAAACATTTCATTATTTAACTTATTGGATGAAATATCAAAATCAAAACTTTTAATTTTATCATTTCCGGTTTATTTTTATCAACCACCTAAACTAATATTGGCTTTACTAAAATTAATTGAAAAATATTTGATTTATTTTCAACAAAAGATTGATTTGATAATTTTAACAACAGATGGGGGGCTTCCATCAAATATAGCTTACTATATTAAAAAAAATTATAAAGCTTTTAATGTTATTTTTTTTGAATCTCTTCATTTTGAAGACAGTCACCCTGCCTTAAGATTAAAATTTAATCCTTTGATATCAAAAGGTTATCCATCTAAAAAATCATTTAGAAGAGTAAGGGATAAATTTATATATTTTTTGACCAATTATTTGATTGAAAAACTACCTGAAAATAGTAAAGATTTAAGTTTTATTAGTAATTTTGACTTAGATAAAAAGAATATTAAATTTAGTCAAAATAATCCAATTAATAGATTCTTTAAAAATTTAATAAATTTTTTGACTTATCCTTACATTATTTTAATGCAAAGTATATTTAATAATAAAAATATTTTTATAAAAATGTTTAAAAAATATATAATTTCAGAATTGTGTACATTGTGTTTTAATTGTTTAAATTTATGCCCAACTAATGCGATTATTATTAAATATTTTCATAAAAATAATCAAATTAAAAATAATCAAAATAATAGCTATATTATTGAAGATGAGGGGGAAAGAATAAAAATTAATAATTTAAAAATTAATAAGGTAAAAATGATAGAAAAAAATTTAATATTGAATAGTGATTATTGCATAGCATGTTATAGATGTATAAATATTTGCCCAACAAATGCTATAAATGGTAAGATAACAAAGTATGGACTAAAATATAAAAGGTTTATAAAAAAATTAATTGATATTTAG